TGACACCACCTTGGGGACGAAGGGCCGGCGAAAGCTGAGGCCCGTCAGGAGAAGGGCGGTCAAGAACATGTAAAAATACGTGCGGCTGAGATAGCTGATCTGGCCGGTACTGGACATCAGCCCTACCAGCAGCGTGCCGAGGAGCCACCACGTGGCGCGGCGGGTAAAGAAGAACCGACTCATCGCCAGCATCACCCAGGGCAGATAGGCGCAGACGAAAACTTGGGTTATCGTAACCGTCGCGGTTCCGACCTCAGCCCCCAGTCCATACAGAAGGGCCGTCACGACACAGGCGGTGGGGCGCAGGTTCAACTCCCAGCGTGCGAAGAAATACGCTCCGGCGACCGCCGCCGCCACATGCAGGCAGAAAGGAATGATGAACAGGATGTAATAGGACTGCGCGAGGTTGTCCGGATTGGCCAGCAGCAGAAGCGGCAGCAGAGGCAGGTAGTAGATGGGCGGATCGTCATTGACGTAGTAAGGCAGCGCTCCGGCGAACGTCTGCCGATCCCACAGCGGCACTTGCCCCTGTTGCACCAGCCGGGCGAGGGCGATCAGCCGCGGCGTGGCTTCGTTGAGATTGTCCACATGGTACATCGGCACCCAGCCCAGAAGAGCCGGAGCCAGAAACAACGCGATCACGACGATGAGCGCCCTCGGCGACCATCGATCCCACGCCGCAGGCACGCCGGCGGCGCCCATTGCCGCACCGCCGGGCACGGCGCCGCCTGTGCCGATGCCGCATTCTGGTAGTGCTGGATTTGCCATGGAGGCAGTCTAAACCCCTGAATGAACCAATGCAAGGAAGGTGCGTGACCGAAACAAGACGAAGGTACTCATGATGGACGTTGCCTCGAAATCAGGCGCGATAATAAAGCTTTTGAGCCGATATGGCGAATTAGTAGAATGAGCCTCAGGAGGCTGGACATATGCCTTTTGGACGCAGGTCTGTTATTGTCGTCATTGTCGCTCTCTCTTCAGGAATCCTCCTGCTGTTATGGTGTCTCATCGGCCAGAAAGGCTCGCAGCCGCCGCCGGAATTGATCTGGGGCGACGGCTTGGGGATTTCTTTGCCCCAGCATGAGATGGGCCAGGCCCAAGCTGCCCTTGAAATGGTCGCCAAATTTGCAGGCGGGAGCGCGATAACCATCGATTACCCCATGGAGGGGACTATCTTCCCGGCCGAGATCGTGGCGCCACAATTTCAATGGCACGATGCTGATGCGACAGCGAAGCGATGGCTGGTTGAGTTCTCTTTCGCGCCCGGCAGTCCCTCGATTTTTGCACTGGTCAACGGGCCGCCGCCTCAGGTTGCGGCAATCGATCCGCGCTGCACCGCCCTGAGCAATCAGCCCCCTTGCCTGAAGCCGGATGAAGCGACCGCGCATTGCTGGCAGCCTCAGGAAGCGGTCTGGGAGGCCATAAAGAAGAGAGCTGGCGACGGTGCCGTACAAGTGACTATCCGCGGGTTCAGCAGCAGCGGGGAGAAGATCCTCTCACAAGGAAGCATCAACATCAAGATCTCCTCTGATCCCATCGGCGGGGTCATCTTCTACCGTGACGTGCCCCTGATGCCCACCGAGGGCCAAGACGGCAAGATCGAGCCCCTTGCCGAGGCTCTGATCGGCTTGATTGACTGGCGGCTTAAAGACATCTCCCGGCCCGACAGCAAGGTGGTGCTCAGGGACATGCCCACTTGCGCCAACTGTCACAGCTTTTCGGCCGGAGGCAAGACGCTGGGGATGGACGTTGACGGGCCCACCGGTGACAAAGGGGCCTACGCGGTCGCCGACATCCGAAAGGAGATGACGATCTCGCCGCGGGAGATCATGACCTGGAACAGTTGGCAGGACAAGGCCCGTACCGGCAAGACGATTGGCTTTCTCTCGCAGATCTCTCCTGACGGGCAGTTCGTGCTTTCGACGGTGAACGAGTCGCTCTACGTCGTGAACTTTGCGCAATACGATTTCCTTCAGGTCTTCTACCCGACGCGGGGGATCATCGCCTGTTACGACAGGACGACCGGCACGATCAAACCCCTGCCGGGAGCGAACGATCCGGCGATGGTGCAGTGCAGCCCGGTCTGGAGCCCGGATGGCAAATGGGTGGTCTTCTCCCGTGCCGCCGCCCGGGATCCGTTCCCGCCCGGGCAGAAGATGCCTCAGCGCGCCAACGACCCCGACGAACTGCCCATGCGATACGACCTGTACAAGGTTCCGTTCAACCAGGGCGCCGGCGGACAGGCCCAACCGATCGCCGGAGCCTGCGATAACGGCATGAGCAATACCTTTCCCAAGATTTCCCCCGACGGGAAATGGATCGTCTTCGTCAAGTGCCGCAACGGGCAGTTGATGAGGCCCGACAGCGAGTTGTGGATCGTGCCGCTCGTCGGCGGCCAGGCCCGCCGCATGCGATGCAACATGTCGTTGATGAACTCCTGGCACAGCTTCTCGCCCAACGGGCGATGGATGGTCTTCTCCTCCAAGTCCAGGAGTCCCTACACGCAGATGTTCCTGACCCATATCGACAAAAACGGCATGGACAGCCCGCCGGTTCGCGTCACCGGCGCCACCGCGGCCAATCGCGCCGTTAATATCCCCGAGTTCGTGCAGGTCAAGTACGCCGACTTGGATTCTATTACGATTCCTTCTTTGGAATACTGGCGGCAGTACAAGCGGGGCCTGGACCTTGCCCAGCGCGATCGCCACGCCGACGCGGTGGAGTGCTTCCGCCGAGCCCTGGCTGTCGATCCGGGCTCGGCCCGAATCCAGGCGTCCCTGGCGGATTCCCTGACGGCCATCAGCCAACTGGGCGAGGCGGTCGAATACTACGATCGCGCCGTGGCTGGCGAGCCTCAGAACTTCGTCTATCTCAGCAACCGGGGCAATGCCCTGCTCTACCTGGGGCAGCTCGACCGGGCCCTGGCGGACTTCGACACATCCATCAGCATTCGCCCCGGATACGCCGTCGCCCATGCCAATCGGGGGTCGGTGCTGGCCCGCCGGCAGGAATATGGCCAAGCCATGGCCGCGTTTTCCGAATCGTTGAGACTCAAGCCCGATCAGTACTGGGTCTGGTGCAACCGCGGGATCCTGAAGGAAATGGTCGACGACGACAAAGGCGCCGCCGAGGATCTGATCAAGTGCCTGGATCTGGCTCCGCCGGAATGGCCACAGCGGGCCGACGTCCAGAGGCGACTCCAGGAGCTTCGAGTGCGAGTCGGTTCGAAGTAAAAAGCGGGCGGCTCCAAGAGGAGTCGCCCGACGTCGCAGAGACGCGTTGCATCTGGGGTGGATCAGCGCCTGCGCTTGCGGCAGTACAAGGCTACGCCCCCGGCCCCCAACAGGCAGAGAGTCGCGGGCTCGGGGATGAGTATCAGGCCAAGGCCACCGGCGACTTTGTGGGCCTGGATCTCGCTGTCGGTCAGAGCCGTATTCCAAAACGCCAAGTCATCGATCCAGACATCCGTGGTATTTGCCGCATACCGTTCGGTAGATCCTGAACCAATCTGCCAGATTGTCGTGACGCCGAAGGTCGAAGTGTTGTACGTCGAGTTGCTGGCGACCCCATCCCAATAGTACGTGTAGGTATCGTCGGGCCGGAACACCAATGCCAGATGATGCCATGTGGCGGTTGGATTCCAGTTGAGGCTCCCCAAGCCGGTGCCTCCAGTGACAGTGAGGCTCTGACTGTTGCCGGAGGTAGTACTGATGCTGTAGTTCCCCGCGGTCATGAACCTCGAGTACGTGTGCCCGCCGTACGTGTTGGAGTCTCCGGTGTGAACCCACATCTCAATGGTGAAATTGGTGCCAAGGTTCAGGTCGGCGTTGCCTGTCGGAAGCGTGAAGGCCTGGCTTTCATAGGCCTGGTACTGGCCCTTGATCGCCAGGGCATAGTCGCCGGTCTCGGCAGGATCATACTTGCTGCCGATGCCGGTACGATAAAACGTCCCAATTGGTCTCGGGTCGTCCATCGTGCCATCGGTCTGGTTGGCACCTACATTCTGGGTGTACTTGTACGCCTCGTCGGCCATGGTCTGGCTGTTGAACGAGTAGTAGTTGACCAAGGCGGCCGAAGCCATTGGGCAGAAAAACGCCGCCACCGATACCATGGCGATTGCAGTAAGGCTTTTCCTCATTTTGCATTTCCTTTGATGGTAAAAGGACCAAATATGTCACACGCGATAGATCGCTTGCGCAACAAAACACTAATTGAAAACCTGAAAGAATTAACGCACCATCATGGACCGGATATGCCTGCCTCCGCCTGCAAGGCCAAGTATCTGATACCGCACCTCTGAAAGCCCTGCAGACTCAAGCGTAAAAGTCTGATTCAATAGATAACTATACCACTTATCGTTCTTTTGTCAAGGTTTGAATTCATGGAATCTGAAGATTCTTGGGCTTGGTCAGGCCGCTTGCCCGAACCTCGAAGAGCCGGAAGGTTGCGGGCCGGTAGTATGAAAGTCCCCAAGAAACTCCCTCCGATGCCGGGCAGACTCAGCCGATGCCTCTCCCCAGTATCTCCGGGCGATGTAAAAAAGGCGGGCGGTTCGTTTTGAACCGCCCGCCTCAACGGCAAGTATCAGTCCCGGAGGAATTATGCCTTGCGCTTGCGGATCCAAGCGGCCACGCCGCCAAGAGCCAGCAGGCAAAGGGTCGCAGGCTCCGGAACATCAAGGGTTGTCAACCCATATCCATTACCCGTGGCGTGAGATTGGATCGTAGCCGCGCTCAAGCCCTCGTTCCACATGGCGATGTCGTCAAGATAGACCCTTACGCCCGCGGGATAGCTGAGGGGATTGTCATTGATGCCGATGCTCATGGCGATAGCGGTCGGCAGTATGCCCGTGGCGCCAACGGCATACTCGACGCCGTTGTAGTAGTAGTAGCCTTGCCCGTCGCGAGCGACAAAGGCAAGGTGGTTCCATCCGGTACCCAGCGGACCACTGGTGGTGCTGGCATTGAAATCAAGGGGATTAATCGAGGAAGCGCCGATCCTCAGGGTTTGCGGCATACCATCATAATAACCCGTCTTGCCGACGCTTATGTTGGTGGCGCTCATGAAAGTGGAATAGGTCTGCCCGTTGAAGCTCTGGCCCTCAGCACTGCGAATCCACATCTCGACGGTGAAATTCTGCCCGAGATTCAGGTCCGCGTCGTTGGATGTCCAATTCAAGGCCTGGCCGAGCTTCACGTACAGGGCTTTGCCTTCGCCACCGAGGCCGGTGACAAAGGTGGTGCCCTGCCCGGCTCCATCACCCATGGTGGTATTCGTGAGGGTGGTGCCGGCGTTCTGGCTATACAAAGCCGCCTCATCCACCAGCGTGTCGCTGTCGAACGAGTAGTAATTGATCAGCCCTGCCGAAGCCATGCCTGCCGTGCAAAAGATCGCCGCAACAACCACTGCAGTACTTAAAAGTGTCCTCTTCATGTCTGTGTTCCTTCCTTTTAGGTCAATAACGACACTGAAAATCACCAATAATTGCCAAAAAGATGCTGCTGCAATCTGAAACGACATTAAAGCACATCGGGTACTCTCTCCGACGGTTGATTTAGTGTACCACATTATCTGTTTGTGTCAATGTGGATTTTGCCATCAGGATAGAAAAAATATCATTCGGTGCTGCCCCATGGCAAGTGTCTAGACTGATGACAGTTGCAGTGGATGGCAGACAATGCTACATTTGAAAGAATGATGCGGCAGAGAATACATGCCCTCGTAGGCCCTGTTATCCCCAGTCCCGCAAAGTTGCAGTCATGGTTGATAGCGTGTTGTGCATTAGTCATTGTGGTCGCCGCGACGGCCTCCTACTGGAACAGCTTTGATGGCACGTTCGTCTATGATGACCGCTGGGATATCAGAGACAATGTCCACCTCCGCACACTATGGCCGCTATCGGAAGCAATCTCTTTACCACTGTGGGAGAAGGGCGGTACGCTGACCCGCCGGCCGGTGCTGGGATTTTCTTTTGCCCTCAATCGTGTGTTGTTGGGACCAAGCCCGTGGGGATACCACCTTGTAAATTTGGCGATTCACTTGGCGGCAGGCCTGCTGCTGTTTGGTCTCGTGCGGCGCACGCTGAGCCTGCCGCAGTTCAGAGTTCGGGGCAATAAGGCGGTTTGGCTGGCGGGTGCGGCGGGGCTGCTCTGGACGCTCCATCCGCTGCACACCGCATCTGTTACGTACATAATTCAGCGCGCCGAATCGCTCGTGGGCATGCTGCTTCTGCTGACGGTGTACTGCTGCGCGCGAGGCATGCATAGCGCCCGACGGTCGTTGGCCTGGTACGCCGCGGGCGTCGTCGGCTGTGCGCTGGGAATGCTCAGCAAGGAATCGATGGCAGTGGCACCGTTGATCGTGCTGCTGTACGATCGCACGTTCATCAGCAATTCATTTCGTGCCGCCTTGCGCCAGCGGCGGGGGCTTTATTCAGCTTTGGGGGCCACGTGGGGTCTTATAGCGGCCATGATATTTTTGACGTTGTCCGACACCGCTCAAGGGTTCGGCGCGGACAGCCTGACGTACCTGATGACGCAACCGGGGGTCATCCTGTACTACCTGTGGCTGAGCGTCTGGCCCTCGCCGCTGCTGGCCGACTACGCTTGGCCCGCTGCCGGGGCTCTAAAGGCAGTCATGTGCGGCGCCGCCATAGCCTTCCTGCTGTACCTGACAATCTGGGCTCTGCGCCGGCACAGTTGGGCGGGGTTTCTCGGGGCATGGTTCTTCCTGACGCTGGCGCCGTCGTCGAGCTTCGTAGTATTGCTTCAGAACGTTCAGCTTCAGCGAATGTACCTGCCTCTGGCGGCCGTGGTCGTGCTGATCGTGACGGGGGTCTGGTACGGGCTGCGGCGTTTGAGGATCGGGCGCGAGGGCGTCGGTGCCACTCCGGTGGTTCTG
This Planctomycetaceae bacterium DNA region includes the following protein-coding sequences:
- a CDS encoding tetratricopeptide repeat protein: MTIRGFSSSGEKILSQGSINIKISSDPIGGVIFYRDVPLMPTEGQDGKIEPLAEALIGLIDWRLKDISRPDSKVVLRDMPTCANCHSFSAGGKTLGMDVDGPTGDKGAYAVADIRKEMTISPREIMTWNSWQDKARTGKTIGFLSQISPDGQFVLSTVNESLYVVNFAQYDFLQVFYPTRGIIACYDRTTGTIKPLPGANDPAMVQCSPVWSPDGKWVVFSRAAARDPFPPGQKMPQRANDPDELPMRYDLYKVPFNQGAGGQAQPIAGACDNGMSNTFPKISPDGKWIVFVKCRNGQLMRPDSELWIVPLVGGQARRMRCNMSLMNSWHSFSPNGRWMVFSSKSRSPYTQMFLTHIDKNGMDSPPVRVTGATAANRAVNIPEFVQVKYADLDSITIPSLEYWRQYKRGLDLAQRDRHADAVECFRRALAVDPGSARIQASLADSLTAISQLGEAVEYYDRAVAGEPQNFVYLSNRGNALLYLGQLDRALADFDTSISIRPGYAVAHANRGSVLARRQEYGQAMAAFSESLRLKPDQYWVWCNRGILKEMVDDDKGAAEDLIKCLDLAPPEWPQRADVQRRLQELRVRVGSK
- a CDS encoding LamG-like jellyroll fold domain-containing protein, producing MRKSLTAIAMVSVAAFFCPMASAALVNYYSFNSQTMADEAYKYTQNVGANQTDGTMDDPRPIGTFYRTGIGSKYDPAETGDYALAIKGQYQAYESQAFTLPTGNADLNLGTNFTIEMWVHTGDSNTYGGHTYSRFMTAGNYSISTTSGNSQSLTVTGGTGLGSLNWNPTATWHHLALVFRPDDTYTYYWDGVASNSTYNTSTFGVTTIWQIGSGSTERYAANTTDVWIDDLAFWNTALTDSEIQAHKVAGGLGLILIPEPATLCLLGAGGVALYCRKRRR
- a CDS encoding LamG-like jellyroll fold domain-containing protein, whose protein sequence is MKRTLLSTAVVVAAIFCTAGMASAGLINYYSFDSDTLVDEAALYSQNAGTTLTNTTMGDGAGQGTTFVTGLGGEGKALYVKLGQALNWTSNDADLNLGQNFTVEMWIRSAEGQSFNGQTYSTFMSATNISVGKTGYYDGMPQTLRIGASSINPLDFNASTTSGPLGTGWNHLAFVARDGQGYYYYNGVEYAVGATGILPTAIAMSIGINDNPLSYPAGVRVYLDDIAMWNEGLSAATIQSHATGNGYGLTTLDVPEPATLCLLALGGVAAWIRKRKA